In Nicotiana tabacum cultivar K326 chromosome 17, ASM71507v2, whole genome shotgun sequence, one DNA window encodes the following:
- the LOC107799014 gene encoding uncharacterized protein LOC107799014, producing MDQFKCHQYQQFLKDDGLLGLQDDQNVKHSGGRSIVNLKKNSPCFWQMLREIIKFKQDVITYLEALDNNSDIDRNETLGYFIQSHGYSELFQKAYLVIRLLFRQSS from the exons ATGGATCAATTCAAGTGTCATCAGTATCAACAGTTTCTCAAAGACGATGGCCTCCTGGGACTTCAAGATGATCAAAATGTTAAACACTCTGGTGGAAGGTCCATTGTTAATCTG AAAAAGAATAGTCCATGCTTTTGGCAAATGCTTAGAGAAATCATCAAATTCAAGCAGGATGTCATAAC TTATCTTGAGGCACTTGATAACAATTCTGACATTGATCGGAATGAAACGTTAGGATATTTTATTCAGTCACATGGCTATTCGGAGTTATTTCAGAAAGCTTATCTGGTGATCAGACTTCTGTTCCGTCAAAGTTCTTGA
- the LOC107799012 gene encoding BEL1-like homeodomain protein 2 isoform X2 gives MGITSTPPRPSIVTSHNSKGHINPTILHPQLSKNPNSMSQDYHHQSLFSFPNGFERSQVEQQQQQQQQQQQHMAQQIRRDKLRVQGFEPQPFEEETSGLPVYDQTAGMLSEMFSFPPGTSTELLEAQFNPNFRHPNPNQRSQPQQIPPPAGMGNEWFGNRQGMVVPLGYAKNHNNQISSASINAAESMQLFLMNPQPRSPSPSPSHPPPPPPPSTNSSTLHMLLPNPSSTSTLEGFPNPAEGSFGQFTWGNNGGASAGLNTPNEIGAGVNHVVESQGLSLSLSSSLQHKAEELRMGEESGMLFFNQGGGGSTTCGQFRYKNLNIGNSGVVGQNLHQQVHVGYGSSLGVVNVLRNSKYAKAAQELLEEFCSVGRGKFKKNNKAAAANPNSNNPSGGTNGGGGNNNTSSSSSKDVPPLSAADRIEHQRRKVKLLSMLDEVDRRYNHYCEQMQMVVNSFDLVMGFGAAIPYTALAQKAMSRHFRCLKDAITAQLKHSCELLGDKDGGTSGLTKGETPRLKMLEQSLRQQRAFHQMGMMEQEAWRPQRGLPERSVNILRAWLFEHFLHPYPSDADKHLLARQTGLSRNQVSNWFINARVRLWKPMVEEMYQQEAKEEEEEDDERENSQNQNSGNNAQTPTPNMSNSSSTNMTTTTTALGAAAAAETGTAATTATAASTLGKRSEINAPENDPSLVAINSHISFSENQATFPTNIHDSDAAACHRGGNFSGDDYGTTTNADVGSTMIRFGTTAGDVSLTLGLRHAGNLPENTHFFG, from the exons ATGGGAATAACAAGTACACCACCTCGTCCTTCTATTGTTACATCTCATAATTCAAAGGGTCACATTAATCCAAcaattcttcatcctcaactCTCGAAAAATCCCAATTCTATGTCCCAAGATTATCATCACCAAAGTCTTTTCAGTTTCCCGAATGGGTTCGAGAGATCACAAGTggaacaacagcagcagcagcaacagcaacagcaacaacacaTGGCTCAACAGATCCGTCGAGATAAATTACGAGTGCAAGGATTTGAACCCCAACCGTTTGAAGAAGAAACGAGTGGGCTTCCAGTTTATGATCAGACCGCTGGAATGTTATCTGAAATGTTTAGTTTCCCACCGGGCACGTCAACGGAGTTGTTGGAGGCCCAATTCAACCCGAATTTTAGACACCCGAACCCGAATCAACGGTCTCAGCCACAGCAGATTCCTCCTCCCGCCGGCATGGGAAACGAGTGGTTCGGGAACCGACAAGGAATGGTAGTACCATTGGGATATGCAAAAAATCATAACAATCAGATATCAAGTGCTAGTATTAATGCGGCGGAGTCCATGCAACTTTTTCTTATGAATCCACAGCCAAggtcaccttcaccttctccttctcatcctcctcctcctcctcctccttcaaCTAATTCTTCTACTCTTCACATGTTGTTACCAAATCCATCATCTACTTCAACACTTGAAGGGTTTCCCAATCCAGCTGAAGGATCTTTTGGTCAATTCACATGGGGTAATAATGGAGGTGCAAGTGCCGGTCTCAATACCCCTAATGAAATCGGAGCTGGAGTAAATCATGTTGTTGAAAGCCAAGGCCTTTCTTTATCTTTATCATCTTCGTTACAGCATAAGGCAGAGGAATTAAGGATGGGTGAGGAAAGTGGAATGTTATTTTTCAATCAAGGAGGAGGAGGGTCTACTACTTGTGGACAATTTCGATACAAGAATTTGAATATTGGTAACAGTGGAGTAGTAGGTCAAAACCTTCATCAACAAGTCCATGTTGGGTACGGCTCTTCTTTAGGAGTGGTCAATGTGTTGAGAAATTCCAAGTATGCTAAAGCTGCCCAAGAATTACTGGAAGAATTTTGCAGTGTTGGGAGGGGTAAATTCAAGAAGAATAACAAAGCAGCAGCCGCTAACCCTAATTCTAATAACCCTAGTGGCGGCACTAATGGTGGCGGCGGTAACAATAATACTTCATCGTCTTCTTCAAAGGATGTACCTCCTTTGTCAGCTGCTGATAGGATTGAACATCAGAGAAGGAAGGTCAAACTTTTATCTATGCTTGATGAG GTAGATAGGAGGTACAATCATTACTGCGAACAAATGCAAATGGTGGTAAACTCGTTTGATCTAGTGATGGGTTTCGGTGCAGCAATTCCTTACACAGCACTTGCACAGAAGGCTATGTCAAGACACTTCAGGTGTTTGAAGGATGCAATAACAGCACAATTGAAGCACAGTTGTGAACTGCTGGGAGACAAAGATGGTGGCACTTCGGGATTGACTAAAGGAGAAACTCCAAGGCTTAAGATGCTCGAACAAAGTCTGAGGCAGCAAAGGGCATTTCACCAAATGGGAATGATGGAACAAGAAGCTTGGAGACCCCAAAGAGGCTTACCTGAACGCTCTGTCAACATTTTAAGAGCTTGGCTTTTCGAGCATTTTCTCCACCC GTATCCAAGTGATGCTGATAAGCATCTGTTGGCAAGACAGACTGGTCTCTCAAGGAACCAG GTATCAAACTGGTTCATAAATGCCAGGGTGCGGTTGTGGAAACCCATGGTAGAAGAGATGTATCAACAAGaagccaaagaagaagaggaggaagacgATGAAAGAGAGAATAGCCAAAACCAAAACAGTGGCAATAATGCACAAACACCAACGCCTAATATGAGTAACTCTTCTTCTACTAATATGACCACAACTACGACAGCACTAGGAGCAGCTGCAGCTGCAGAGACAGGAACAGCTGccacaacagcaacagcagcatCCACATTAGGCAAAAGATCCGAAATCAATGCACCTGAAAACGACCCTTCACTCGTTGCAATCAATTCCCATATTTCCTTCTCGGAAAACCAAGCAACTTTCCCGACCAATATTCATGATTCCGACGCCGCCGCATGCCATCGCGGCGGCAACTTCTCCGGTGATGATTATGGGACCACCACTAACGCTGATGTGGGATCCACCATGATAAGATTTGGGACCACTGCTGGTGATGTGTCACTCACCTTAGGGTTACGCCATGCAGGAAATTTACCAGAGAATACTCATTTCTTTGGTTAA
- the LOC107799012 gene encoding BEL1-like homeodomain protein 2 isoform X1: MGITSTPPRPSIVTSHNSKGHINPTILHPQLSKNPNSMSQDYHHQSLFSFPNGFERSQVEQQQQQQQQQQQHMAQQIRRDKLRVQGFEPQPFEEETSGLPVYDQTAGMLSEMFSFPPGTSTELLEAQFNPNFRHPNPNQRSQPQQIPPPAGMGNEWFGNRQGMVVPLGYAKNHNNQISSASINAAESMQLFLMNPQPRSPSPSPSHPPPPPPPSTNSSTLHMLLPNPSSTSTLEGFPNPAEGSFGQFTWGNNGGASAGLNTPNEIGAGVNHVVESQGLSLSLSSSLQHKAEELRMGEESGMLFFNQGGGGSTTCGQFRYKNLNIGNSGVVGQNLHQQVHVGYGSSLGVVNVLRNSKYAKAAQELLEEFCSVGRGKFKKNNKAAAANPNSNNPSGGTNGGGGNNNTSSSSSKDVPPLSAADRIEHQRRKVKLLSMLDEAHRRYNHYCEQMQMVVNSFDLVMGFGAAIPYTALAQKAMSRHFRCLKDAITAQLKHSCELLGDKDGGTSGLTKGETPRLKMLEQSLRQQRAFHQMGMMEQEAWRPQRGLPERSVNILRAWLFEHFLHPYPSDADKHLLARQTGLSRNQVSNWFINARVRLWKPMVEEMYQQEAKEEEEEDDERENSQNQNSGNNAQTPTPNMSNSSSTNMTTTTTALGAAAAAETGTAATTATAASTLGKRSEINAPENDPSLVAINSHISFSENQATFPTNIHDSDAAACHRGGNFSGDDYGTTTNADVGSTMIRFGTTAGDVSLTLGLRHAGNLPENTHFFG, translated from the exons ATGGGAATAACAAGTACACCACCTCGTCCTTCTATTGTTACATCTCATAATTCAAAGGGTCACATTAATCCAAcaattcttcatcctcaactCTCGAAAAATCCCAATTCTATGTCCCAAGATTATCATCACCAAAGTCTTTTCAGTTTCCCGAATGGGTTCGAGAGATCACAAGTggaacaacagcagcagcagcaacagcaacagcaacaacacaTGGCTCAACAGATCCGTCGAGATAAATTACGAGTGCAAGGATTTGAACCCCAACCGTTTGAAGAAGAAACGAGTGGGCTTCCAGTTTATGATCAGACCGCTGGAATGTTATCTGAAATGTTTAGTTTCCCACCGGGCACGTCAACGGAGTTGTTGGAGGCCCAATTCAACCCGAATTTTAGACACCCGAACCCGAATCAACGGTCTCAGCCACAGCAGATTCCTCCTCCCGCCGGCATGGGAAACGAGTGGTTCGGGAACCGACAAGGAATGGTAGTACCATTGGGATATGCAAAAAATCATAACAATCAGATATCAAGTGCTAGTATTAATGCGGCGGAGTCCATGCAACTTTTTCTTATGAATCCACAGCCAAggtcaccttcaccttctccttctcatcctcctcctcctcctcctccttcaaCTAATTCTTCTACTCTTCACATGTTGTTACCAAATCCATCATCTACTTCAACACTTGAAGGGTTTCCCAATCCAGCTGAAGGATCTTTTGGTCAATTCACATGGGGTAATAATGGAGGTGCAAGTGCCGGTCTCAATACCCCTAATGAAATCGGAGCTGGAGTAAATCATGTTGTTGAAAGCCAAGGCCTTTCTTTATCTTTATCATCTTCGTTACAGCATAAGGCAGAGGAATTAAGGATGGGTGAGGAAAGTGGAATGTTATTTTTCAATCAAGGAGGAGGAGGGTCTACTACTTGTGGACAATTTCGATACAAGAATTTGAATATTGGTAACAGTGGAGTAGTAGGTCAAAACCTTCATCAACAAGTCCATGTTGGGTACGGCTCTTCTTTAGGAGTGGTCAATGTGTTGAGAAATTCCAAGTATGCTAAAGCTGCCCAAGAATTACTGGAAGAATTTTGCAGTGTTGGGAGGGGTAAATTCAAGAAGAATAACAAAGCAGCAGCCGCTAACCCTAATTCTAATAACCCTAGTGGCGGCACTAATGGTGGCGGCGGTAACAATAATACTTCATCGTCTTCTTCAAAGGATGTACCTCCTTTGTCAGCTGCTGATAGGATTGAACATCAGAGAAGGAAGGTCAAACTTTTATCTATGCTTGATGAGGCAC ATAGGAGGTACAATCATTACTGCGAACAAATGCAAATGGTGGTAAACTCGTTTGATCTAGTGATGGGTTTCGGTGCAGCAATTCCTTACACAGCACTTGCACAGAAGGCTATGTCAAGACACTTCAGGTGTTTGAAGGATGCAATAACAGCACAATTGAAGCACAGTTGTGAACTGCTGGGAGACAAAGATGGTGGCACTTCGGGATTGACTAAAGGAGAAACTCCAAGGCTTAAGATGCTCGAACAAAGTCTGAGGCAGCAAAGGGCATTTCACCAAATGGGAATGATGGAACAAGAAGCTTGGAGACCCCAAAGAGGCTTACCTGAACGCTCTGTCAACATTTTAAGAGCTTGGCTTTTCGAGCATTTTCTCCACCC GTATCCAAGTGATGCTGATAAGCATCTGTTGGCAAGACAGACTGGTCTCTCAAGGAACCAG GTATCAAACTGGTTCATAAATGCCAGGGTGCGGTTGTGGAAACCCATGGTAGAAGAGATGTATCAACAAGaagccaaagaagaagaggaggaagacgATGAAAGAGAGAATAGCCAAAACCAAAACAGTGGCAATAATGCACAAACACCAACGCCTAATATGAGTAACTCTTCTTCTACTAATATGACCACAACTACGACAGCACTAGGAGCAGCTGCAGCTGCAGAGACAGGAACAGCTGccacaacagcaacagcagcatCCACATTAGGCAAAAGATCCGAAATCAATGCACCTGAAAACGACCCTTCACTCGTTGCAATCAATTCCCATATTTCCTTCTCGGAAAACCAAGCAACTTTCCCGACCAATATTCATGATTCCGACGCCGCCGCATGCCATCGCGGCGGCAACTTCTCCGGTGATGATTATGGGACCACCACTAACGCTGATGTGGGATCCACCATGATAAGATTTGGGACCACTGCTGGTGATGTGTCACTCACCTTAGGGTTACGCCATGCAGGAAATTTACCAGAGAATACTCATTTCTTTGGTTAA